In Euphorbia lathyris chromosome 10, ddEupLath1.1, whole genome shotgun sequence, a single genomic region encodes these proteins:
- the LOC136208873 gene encoding aspartate aminotransferase, mitochondrial-like isoform X1, protein MAKKRSKCAAYVGALRNLEGAQLDVWLAAVKLEDGSTIEVDMKQTWQSISSVVTSKLIKESVKLVYGKGSDIIREGKFAGVEAFSGTGACRLLAKLQRRFFPQSRIYLPHPTWSNHHNIRRDAQIPTSSFCYYDSNLKSLNFTALWEMSRMPQMVPFSCYTLVLITLRG, encoded by the exons GTGCGCAGCTTATGTGGGAGCCCTAAGAAATCTCGAAGGTGCACAGTTGGACGTGTGGCTGGCTGCTGTTAAACTTGAAGATGGATCTACCATAGAAGTAGACATGAAGCagacatggcaa TCTATTTCATCTGTTGTGACTTCAAAACTGATTAAGGAGAGTGTTAAATTGGTTTATGGTAAGGGTTCAGACATTATAAGGGAAGGGAAGTTTGCAGGTGTTGAGGCATTCTCAGGAACTGGCGCATGTCGTCTCTTGGCTAAGTTACAGAGGCGCTTCTTTCCTCAATCCCGAATATATTTGCCTCATCCTACTTGGTCCAA CCACCACAACATACGGAGAGATGCTCAAATTCCAACTAGTAGTTTTTGCTACTATGATTCCAATTTGAAGTCTTTAAACTTCACTGCTCTTTGGGAGATGTCAAG AATGCCCCAGATGGTTCCTTTTTCCTGCTACACCCTTGTGCTCATAACCCTACGGGGTTGA
- the LOC136208873 gene encoding uncharacterized protein isoform X3, producing the protein MAKKRSKCAAYVGALRNLEGAQLDVWLAAVKLEDGSTIEVDMKQTWQVLELHKSSVEAFSGTGACRLLAKLQRRFFPQSRIYLPHPTWSNHHNIRRDAQIPTSSFCYYDSNLKSLNFTALWEMSRMPQMVPFSCYTLVLITLRG; encoded by the exons GTGCGCAGCTTATGTGGGAGCCCTAAGAAATCTCGAAGGTGCACAGTTGGACGTGTGGCTGGCTGCTGTTAAACTTGAAGATGGATCTACCATAGAAGTAGACATGAAGCagacatggcaagttctagagcTTCATAAATCAA GTGTTGAGGCATTCTCAGGAACTGGCGCATGTCGTCTCTTGGCTAAGTTACAGAGGCGCTTCTTTCCTCAATCCCGAATATATTTGCCTCATCCTACTTGGTCCAA CCACCACAACATACGGAGAGATGCTCAAATTCCAACTAGTAGTTTTTGCTACTATGATTCCAATTTGAAGTCTTTAAACTTCACTGCTCTTTGGGAGATGTCAAG AATGCCCCAGATGGTTCCTTTTTCCTGCTACACCCTTGTGCTCATAACCCTACGGGGTTGA
- the LOC136208873 gene encoding aspartate aminotransferase, mitochondrial-like isoform X2 — MAKKRSKCAAYVGALRNLEGAQLDVWLAAVKLEDGSTIEVDMKQTWQSISSVVTSKLIKESVKLVYGKGSDIIREGKFAGVEAFSGTGACRLLAKLQRRFFPQSRIYLPHPTWSNHHNIRRDAQIPTSSFCYYDSNLKSLNFTALWEMSRWFLFPATPLCS, encoded by the exons GTGCGCAGCTTATGTGGGAGCCCTAAGAAATCTCGAAGGTGCACAGTTGGACGTGTGGCTGGCTGCTGTTAAACTTGAAGATGGATCTACCATAGAAGTAGACATGAAGCagacatggcaa TCTATTTCATCTGTTGTGACTTCAAAACTGATTAAGGAGAGTGTTAAATTGGTTTATGGTAAGGGTTCAGACATTATAAGGGAAGGGAAGTTTGCAGGTGTTGAGGCATTCTCAGGAACTGGCGCATGTCGTCTCTTGGCTAAGTTACAGAGGCGCTTCTTTCCTCAATCCCGAATATATTTGCCTCATCCTACTTGGTCCAA CCACCACAACATACGGAGAGATGCTCAAATTCCAACTAGTAGTTTTTGCTACTATGATTCCAATTTGAAGTCTTTAAACTTCACTGCTCTTTGGGAGATGTCAAG ATGGTTCCTTTTTCCTGCTACACCCTTGTGCTCATAA
- the LOC136208873 gene encoding aspartate aminotransferase, mitochondrial-like isoform X4 — protein MKQTWQSISSVVTSKLIKESVKLVYGKGSDIIREGKFAGVEAFSGTGACRLLAKLQRRFFPQSRIYLPHPTWSNHHNIRRDAQIPTSSFCYYDSNLKSLNFTALWEMSRMPQMVPFSCYTLVLITLRG, from the exons ATGAAGCagacatggcaa TCTATTTCATCTGTTGTGACTTCAAAACTGATTAAGGAGAGTGTTAAATTGGTTTATGGTAAGGGTTCAGACATTATAAGGGAAGGGAAGTTTGCAGGTGTTGAGGCATTCTCAGGAACTGGCGCATGTCGTCTCTTGGCTAAGTTACAGAGGCGCTTCTTTCCTCAATCCCGAATATATTTGCCTCATCCTACTTGGTCCAA CCACCACAACATACGGAGAGATGCTCAAATTCCAACTAGTAGTTTTTGCTACTATGATTCCAATTTGAAGTCTTTAAACTTCACTGCTCTTTGGGAGATGTCAAG AATGCCCCAGATGGTTCCTTTTTCCTGCTACACCCTTGTGCTCATAACCCTACGGGGTTGA